A window from Gammaproteobacteria bacterium encodes these proteins:
- the lptA gene encoding lipopolysaccharide transport periplasmic protein LptA — MKSMRMRRKSAWWLCLWMAWGAAHALSTDKDQPIEIEADTAQLDKGKQVTIYTGNVVVVQGSIRMTGDKLTVYYDDSQQLKDAFLDGHPAYFKQRPDGKKEDFEGWALKMEYHAKENLLHLIDQAKLKQGDQVMTGARISYDTQNSVLTARGAAAVKTGPETGKAGAPSGRVKIIIPPKKKP; from the coding sequence ATGAAGTCCATGCGAATGCGTCGTAAATCCGCGTGGTGGCTGTGTCTCTGGATGGCGTGGGGAGCCGCCCATGCCCTGTCCACCGACAAGGACCAACCCATAGAAATCGAAGCGGACACCGCGCAACTCGACAAGGGCAAACAGGTGACGATATACACCGGCAATGTCGTGGTGGTTCAGGGCAGCATCCGCATGACCGGAGACAAACTGACGGTATATTACGATGACAGCCAGCAACTCAAAGACGCCTTCCTCGACGGCCATCCGGCCTATTTCAAGCAGCGTCCGGATGGCAAAAAGGAGGATTTCGAAGGCTGGGCGCTCAAGATGGAATATCACGCCAAGGAAAATCTGCTGCACTTGATCGATCAGGCCAAACTCAAGCAGGGCGATCAGGTCATGACCGGCGCCCGTATCAGCTACGATACCCAAAACAGCGTGCTCACCGCCCGCGGCGCGGCCGCCGTCAAGACCGGCCCAGAAACCGGCAAGGCCGGCGCGCCGTCCGGCCGCGTAAAGATCATCATCCCGCCCAAGAAGAAACCCTGA
- the lptC gene encoding LPS export ABC transporter periplasmic protein LptC has protein sequence MWRDLARRHGVQLALLVAVLLTGWWLYDLDREAMRAKALKTHEPDYFMENFVRTQLDTAGQKKHRLQAKMMLHYPDDGSTELVQPLLEVYNADGPPWHVKSERGWISAKHDLVLLRGEVQIWRETAGGARDFEVLTRDVRVLPDDRYAETAQPAIIRSPSAEYHAVGMRAWLDENRLELLKQVRGHHEVHANAS, from the coding sequence ATGTGGCGTGATTTAGCGCGGCGCCACGGTGTGCAACTGGCGTTGCTGGTGGCGGTGCTGCTGACCGGCTGGTGGCTGTACGACCTCGATCGTGAAGCCATGCGCGCCAAGGCGTTGAAAACGCATGAGCCGGATTATTTCATGGAAAATTTTGTACGCACACAGCTGGACACCGCGGGGCAGAAGAAACACCGCCTGCAGGCCAAAATGATGCTGCACTATCCCGATGATGGCAGCACCGAGCTGGTTCAACCGCTGCTGGAAGTCTACAATGCCGACGGCCCGCCCTGGCACGTCAAGTCGGAACGCGGTTGGATCAGCGCGAAACACGATCTGGTATTGTTGCGGGGCGAGGTGCAGATTTGGCGCGAGACCGCGGGTGGCGCGCGCGATTTCGAGGTGCTGACGCGCGATGTGCGCGTACTGCCCGATGATCGTTACGCCGAGACCGCGCAGCCCGCAATCATCCGCTCGCCGAGCGCCGAATATCACGCCGTGGGCATGCGGGCATGGCTCGACGAAAACCGGCTGGAACTGCTGAAGCAGGTGCGAGGACATCATGAAGTCCATGCGAATGCGTCGTAA
- a CDS encoding HAD-IIIA family hydrolase: MSKGGKALRKRAAAIKLVVFDVDGTLTDGGLVLGPNGQEFKVFHVRDGQGMVMLREAGLEVAIVTSRSSEVVADRMRALGIRYVYQGYSDKLSIFQELLTALNLRPVQCACVGDDLTDLPLLTRAGLAVAVADAHPAVLDSAHWCTQLPGGRGAAREVCDFILDAQGRLAAMTARYAGGKF; the protein is encoded by the coding sequence GTGAGCAAAGGAGGCAAGGCGCTGCGCAAACGCGCCGCGGCGATCAAACTGGTGGTGTTCGACGTGGATGGCACGCTCACCGACGGTGGCCTGGTGCTCGGCCCCAACGGCCAGGAATTCAAGGTATTCCACGTCCGCGACGGCCAGGGGATGGTGATGTTGCGCGAGGCGGGGCTGGAGGTGGCGATTGTCACCAGCCGCAGTTCCGAGGTCGTGGCCGATCGCATGCGCGCGCTGGGCATCCGCTACGTGTACCAGGGCTACAGCGACAAGCTGTCGATATTTCAGGAGTTACTGACGGCGTTGAATCTGCGGCCGGTGCAGTGTGCCTGTGTCGGCGATGATCTGACTGATCTGCCGCTGCTGACGCGCGCCGGGCTGGCGGTGGCCGTGGCCGACGCGCACCCGGCGGTGCTTGACAGCGCCCACTGGTGCACGCAATTGCCGGGTGGCCGGGGCGCGGCGCGCGAGGTGTGTGATTTCATACTGGATGCCCAGGGGCGCCTGGCCGCCATGACCGCAAGATATGCGGGTGGCAAATTCTGA
- the lptB gene encoding LPS export ABC transporter ATP-binding protein codes for MSVLAARHLSKKYKQREVVKDVSLTIQDGEVVGLLGPNGAGKTTSFYMIVGLVPCDEGTIHLDDHDLTRLPIDRRARLGLGYLPQEASIFRKLTVEENLLAVLQVVPGLSPEQQRRQMEELLREFHLETVRRSQGVSLSGGERRRVEIARALALRPRFLLLDEPFAGVDPISVNGIQEIIRKLSGKGIGVLVTDHNVRETLTICHRAYIVNEGRIIAEGGPKTILEHKQVRDVYLGDGFRM; via the coding sequence ATGAGCGTATTGGCCGCCCGCCATCTCAGCAAGAAATACAAACAGCGCGAGGTGGTGAAGGATGTCAGTCTCACGATCCAGGATGGTGAGGTTGTCGGTCTGCTGGGGCCGAACGGCGCCGGAAAGACCACCAGCTTTTACATGATCGTCGGACTGGTGCCGTGCGACGAAGGCACCATCCATCTGGATGACCATGATCTGACCCGGCTGCCCATCGACCGCCGCGCCCGGCTGGGTCTCGGCTATCTGCCGCAAGAGGCCTCAATATTCCGCAAACTGACGGTCGAGGAAAACCTGCTGGCGGTGTTGCAGGTGGTGCCGGGATTGTCCCCCGAACAACAAAGGCGGCAGATGGAGGAACTGCTGCGCGAATTCCATCTGGAGACGGTACGCAGATCCCAGGGCGTGAGTCTTTCAGGCGGCGAGCGGCGCCGCGTCGAGATCGCGCGGGCATTGGCCCTGCGGCCGCGGTTTCTGCTGCTGGACGAACCCTTCGCCGGCGTCGATCCGATCTCAGTCAACGGCATACAGGAGATCATCCGGAAGCTTTCAGGCAAAGGCATCGGCGTGCTGGTCACCGATCACAACGTGCGCGAGACGCTGACCATCTGCCACCGCGCCTACATCGTCAACGAAGGGCGCATTATCGCCGAGGGCGGCCCGAAAACCATCCTTGAACACAAGCAGGTCCGAGACGTATATCTCGGCGACGGATTCCGCATGTAA